Part of the Nicotiana sylvestris chromosome 2, ASM39365v2, whole genome shotgun sequence genome, AGAATATCAAGTACCAACAGTAACTCagaagaaaaacataaagaacatctTAAAATTTGCATCAGtaagaataagaaaataaaaacgaatcaatatccacttttatcctttattgttgcggcgcacaacccgatccaaatcatataatattgttgcggcatgcaacccgatccaaatcatagaataatgttgcggcgtgcaacccgatccaaatcacatatcattgttgcggcgtgcaacccaacccctcctgtcctcccttattactccttgttgcggcgtgcaacccgatcccatataatattattgcggcgtgcaactcgatcccaatatacaaatcaacaccaaccaccaaagaatcccgacaagggaacaataaggaaacaacaatatcccgacaagggaattaataacaagaataaacacatcccggcaaggaaaccaACAGTTAGAATTAAATAcgttccggcaagggaatcacctataaccaaacttataccgacaattaacttcacaaataaaatctcaactggagccaatgctaTACGATAAATAAATACCACGAAGATAATCATAATTCTTGTACCATGGTTGATAACCATCAAGTTAAGCCTGATCAATATATAGTAAAATCACAACAAATCcgaatataagactcacgggcatgtttgacaccaacgtatagatactcgtcacctcacatgtacgtcgtactcgacaccaacacatagcaaataagacacaacacctattccatcaagctaaggttaggccaaacacttacatcgaacttccacggccaactcaagactcaaacaccgcttttcctttagaattcgcctccaatttacttgtatctagcccaaattaatttaacaacatcaataaatgctaaaaaaattcatacccaatgcttaaatataggttttctatcattttcccttaaaagtcaaaattcgaccccgggcccgcttggtcaaaactcgaggttcggacaaaAACTCGATCATCATTCACCCACAAGCCCgaatgcaattagttttgaaatccgaccccaaaacgaggtctaaattttaattattcaaaaagccctaactctacccaaatttccaatttctaccatgaaatttTTTGACTTCTGattaaaaagtgatgaaaaacattgggtaattgaaagagtagagtttagaattgattaccaaTACTTTGAAGATGAATTTGTGTGAAGAAAATCACCTCTAGGTCTTGGGAGTTCGAAAATATGAAGAAAACGGGTTCTGCCCGTTTTGAAATCTGTTTTAAAAAGACtaggcaggccttcatcgcgttcgcggagctttaGCTCCtcaggccttcgcgttcgcggtcaaagggccgcgttcgcgtagaacaaattgAACTCCCTCCCCCAGGCCCACTAACCCTATGCATTCGCATGAGCctgaacgcgttcgcgaagggtaacccccctcccccccaaagCTTTACGTCCGCGTCCTGAGATCCGCGTTCGCAAAAAAAAAACTGACACCTGAAgaaatttgccttacgcgttcgcaaGTGAAGCCACGCGAGcgcgaagaacaaaatcattATGCACCTGAGACAGCAAAACCTAGctcttttctaagtgtaaaaacatcctgtggcctatccgaaacttacccgagccctcggggctccaaaccaaacacgcatactaactcaaaaacatcatatggacttactcgtgttatcaaatcaccaaattaacatctttaacaacgaatttagcatcaaaatcaaagaaaaattttaagaactcttaagttcaaagtttaacaaccgagggtctgattcacgtcatatcaagtccgtttcttacaaaattttataggctcaacttaaataccatataagatctgtaccgtgttccgaaaccaaaatacaggcctgataccatcaaattcaaatacatttaaatttccaaaaactcttataatttcagttaaacaattttcttcaaaaattcatttttcgggcttgggaccttggaattcaattccgggcatacgcccaagtcccatattttcgggACCGACAAattacggatccgggtccgtttacccaaaatgttgaccgaagttaacttaaattcaattttaaaggccaaattagcatttttatcaatttttcacataaaagcgttccAGATATACGTCCGGTCCGCGCACGCAAATCGATGTGAGATAAAAGAAGATTGTAAGACCTCGGAATACAGAATtaacttgtaaatcaagtgatggCCTTTTGAGTCATCACACCACTATACCCTGAGTATAAGCTGCTAGCTTAAGGTATTTACAGTCGATAAAAGTAAGAGTTCTACGATAATTGGAGATTGGAAAAAAAGGTGCTATGATAAAATTCTCATGAATAATCAGTGGTAAATCGAATACTCAAGTTAAAAGGTTACCCTCCTAATAGCTGACGCCAACATTATAATATTATAACTATGGTTTAACTTTTATATATAGATGTGTAGAAGTATTTTACATCTCCTAAAAGATAAGTAAATAAGAATAACTATTCATAATAAACGAAATCAATAACCTAAAAGACAAAGTAAATAACACGACCAATGTATATACTAATTAAGATGAAATTCAATGACTACAACTTCAGCCAAAGCATCGATGACAGGACACATATATTTCTTCACTGCAAACTCACATACAACATCATCCTAGTATTCGTAGGAGAAATATTAGCATTGATTTACGTCAGAGTGGGAACATCAGCAGAATCACTAGAAAAGATAGAAATCTAGGAGTAATACATAACTGATCAATAAAACCAACATTCAGTAATAGGTAAATGCACGCGCAACAAGAATCTCGAGGTTGTGTAAAGCAACCTGATTTATATTAATTAGTTTTGCACTGTAATTAAGAGAAAATGAGTAAAACAGTCCTTCGCTCCTCTTTGTTCTTCCATAATTTAGCATTATAGACGACTTAGAGACTACATTGAGTTTTACCAGTGTCCAACATGCAAAAGAAGTAAGAAATGATAAaactaaagaaataattaaaggaAAATTGAAAAGACTATATGCCTGGCTTCCTTCTATATGCCTCTTTAATTCCAAGCTTCATTTTAGGATGGGAAGATTTCAAGAGTCCTCTAAAATGTTACCCTTCTCTTTGAGAAACTGAAAATCTAAAAGACCATTTGCCACCTGCTTTCTTTCGACCAACTTTTTTCCACAtctcttcatcatcatcttctctgagaatggattcaaatgtgtCAAACTAAGCAAATTATATAAAAGCACTTCTTCTTCTCGGGGTAGTTGAGGGTAAGAAGAGAAAGGGTTGGGGAATTTTTAGGAGCAGATATATAGAGTATATAGAGGAGAAAGTAGAGAGTACGAAAGGGATTAAATTAAAGAGTGCCAGacggaagaggaagaggaagaggcaTCTTGTCCATGCGGTTTGTTTCTTCAGCTTTATTAGTACTTCCATTTAGTTGTCAtgtagtatattaaaaataattgtCCCTAAATATATGTCATTTTAGAAAATCAAGAGAGAAATCATTATTATATTTCTAATTTTGCCATtaatattaattattctataagtaaGAGGTACGtaaatagaaaatattttaaagattTAATAAGGGATAATAAATTAGTTAAACTATTCTTTGGCTTACTAATATTTTCTTAATGATCGTGTGAAAACATATACTGGCAACTAAATAGCAATAGAGGAAGTATTTATATTTGGCTTCGGGCCGGCTAACTTGCGATGAACTTAAATTAATTACTATGCTAGAATAATATAGTGTAAACTTTTTTGTATTATTAGTGCATTTTAATTCATCATAGCGAGTAATTACTATATTGTTTATGTTACTAATTATGGATGGTTTCtctattggtcaaaatctgactgtTACGACCGAGCTGATCACCAACGTCCCGCCCAAGCGACAAAGCAGTAAAAGACGACATGACTCACTTTACATCCGCCACTCTCGACACCCGTCGAGTCAAAAGGAGCAATGTCTAAAGGACGACCAAGGCATACTTGGCATGAGAGAGCGTCAGACCAAGTAAATTGCAAAGGTGCCTTGACTATATATAGTAGGGGAAAACCTTCGATAGAGAGTAGAGGCTGCTCTCCATCTTCTCCCCGAAGTTCCCTTCTTGTAATCTTCAAAGGAGGAATCTCCAGAAAAACTATGTAAACTACCTCTCCCATTGATTAATGGGAACCATGATGAAGAATTTCAATAAGATCGATTACACCCATTTCATCTTATATACTATTTATTTTGTTAGCTCATTaatctggaatttattatgtttgactaagatttaccccttcattttctttgattgatttattcaaaaaggttctGATGGCGCCatttgtggggatttcttagtgcaATTTCCTAGTCTCTTTCATATCAAAGACAAGAAACAGGATTACCCACCGAAAAGAGCGCTAAGGCAAAACCCAACCCACGCAGGACAAAGGCGCAGCACAGGAGAGCCGAGTAGAGTCACTAAATTTAGAAATCCTCGCCCCATCAACCATCGAAATGCCAAACAAAACGAGCAACGTTACAAATCTGCTCCCATTCATCGGTCAATCGGATGGGGGTAAGGAAATTATTATTTTAGCTCACCTTCCGCTCTTTGCTCAAGCAGGAACACAAATGTCATGCAGGCGAGCAAGCAAAGAAACATATCAATTAAAGAATGAGAAACTACTACAAGACAACCGAAATGCCGCCCGCCGGTGACACCTCCATGCCGAAAGGCAGGAGTCAGACTAGGAAACTACAATGTGTGCGCAGAACGAATACTCTCTGATAGTACACTCTCTGATGCAAACAATGTCAACCGAAGTGGGACTCCTCCAGAGGATGTCTGATTCTCCAAAAACtagaacgacgacaggttactatttcgataagttcgaaataacaccctttaaggccaaaggccttgccaaaaagaagagttcgacctcgatcgaacgatgacaggttgctatttcgataagtacaaaataacaccctttaaggctaaaggccttcgccaaaaagataagttcgacctctatcgaacaacgacatgttactattttgataagtttgaaataataccctttaaggccaagggccttcgccaaaaagaagagttcgacctcgatcgaacgacgataggttactatttcgataagttcgaaataacaccatttaaggccaagggccttcaccaaaaagaaaagttcgacctcgatcgaacaacgacaggttactatttcgataagttcgaaatagaaccttttaaggccaaggaccttcgccgaaaagaagagttcgaccttgatcgaacaacaataggttactatttcgataagttcgaaataataccctttaaggccaagggccttcgccaaaaagaaaagttcgacctcgatcgaacgacgacaggttactatttcgataagttcgaaatagcaccctttaaggccaagggcctttgccaaaaaagaagagttcgaccttgatcgaacgacgacagattactatttcgataagttcgaaataacaccctttaaggccaagggccttcgccaaaaagaagtgttcatcctcgatcgaacgacggcatgttactatttcgataagttcgaaataacacactttaaggccaagggccttcgccaaaaagaaaagttcgacctcgatcgaacaatgacgggttactatttctataagttcgaaatagcaccttttaaggccaagggccttcgccgaaaagaagagttcgaccttgatcgaacaacaataggttactatttcgataagttcgaaataataccctttaaggccaagggccttcgccaaaaagaaaagttcgacctcgatcgaacgacaacaagttacaatttcgataagttcgaaataacaccctttaaggccaagggccttcaccaaaaagaagagttcgacctcgatcaaacgacgacaggttactatttcgatgagttcgaaataacaccctttaaggccaagggccttcgccaaaaagaatttCGACCTTAATCACACAACGACTGATCGTTTTTTCGACAAAAGTTCGAACTCACACCCTCATGGCAATGAGCCATCGCCAAAACGAAAAGTTCGAAATATATCTAAGGCCAAGGGCGTCAGTAaacaaaaagggaagaaaagatcGGGACTCGCCATCCAGGAATCCATCCCGCACCAATGTCACAAAAAAGCGAAAATGAAGATAAAGCACGAGGCAGATAACAACGAAAAAATTCTTCTTTATAGAAGGTCACCGCGCTAACAGTCGCATATTACATACGGCCCAAGCcaacaataaaaaaaagaaaacagactaaGACAACATTCTTTCACTCGGCGTCATCACCGCCACCATCATCTCCAAAAAGCTTTCCCTCATCATCGCACCCTCTTCAGCCTCCGGAGTCGCAGAGTCATAACCACAATTGACATGGGCCTCCCGCGCCTTTGCTCGTGCTTCTTCATATGCGGCCTCAGTAATATTGCCCGCCTCCTACAGACTCTTGTATATATCCCGCTGAGCTTCAGCATGAACTCAAAGCTCGTGTAGGCGGTGGGGAGCAACGGCGGAGGAAGACTCAATCTGAGCCAACAGTCGCTCCTTTTCAGCCTCAAGAGCGGCGACACGATCTCCTAAGGTTGAAGTTTCCCGATCGATCTCACCAATGCGCTCCTCAAGCCTCGCCTCCATTAGCATTGTTGTTGCTCTCTCCGACTCCTGCTTAGATTGGAGGACGCGGATAGTGTTCTCCAAGGCCGTCTCCCTTGCTGAAGCTGCAGACCAGGCACTCTCGATGCTCTCCAGCCCGGCAACCTTCCTATCCAACTCGGCCATTTTTCCCATCCACTCTGCACTCATCGCCTCGACCTTAATAAGGTTTTGGTCCATTTCGGCCTGCATTGACCTCAGCCTCCCCTGCAGATAGTCACACTCTGCAGCCACCCCCTTTCCCACCTCGAGCTCTTCATCCTTCGCGCAAAGCTGCTCTTTGAGCACATTGTTCCTGCAAATGGCCTCCATCAATTGCTAATCTCTCTTCTCCAGTTcctcgtcgagggatcgagcacCAGGATTCTCCCTTGGTCGCTCATGCATCTCACGGCACTTGTTGCGATAACGTCTATACTTTTCCTATATCTTCAAGAAAATTTTGGCCCGAATGTTAGCCCTGCGCATACTCTCCACTTCCACCATGTACGTCTGAAAAACAAGAAGGTGGGTTAAAACCATATCAACaagaaaaatgggagaaatatAAAAGAAAAGGGAAACGTACCCTCAAACCCATAGCGGCCACCTCATTCATTAAATCGACATCAGGAACGTTCCGGAGAGCCTTATTCTCGGCAGCAGAACACAGAATGTCGAATTGTGGCACCAGATCCTCTGTGTCTCCCAAGAGATTAACATCCGATGAAATTTCAAGAATACGGGTCGGCCCTCCTACATAAACCACCGAGTAGGTAATACCCTCCTCAAATATCCTAACATCAGCAGGATCGAGGTCCGACTCGGATTCATAATCATCGACCACAATGCCATTACCTCTTTCAGCTACTGGGGACGAAGCACGACCAGGTATGGAGGACAAGGGTACGTCCGAAACTACAACAACAACCTCAGAAATCTGGCCCCCCATCATGACAGGTTGttgatcaacaacaacaacaggaaTCTCCATCGGCGGGGCAGATGCGACGGCTGTCTCCATCTCTACGGGCAAAGCGGTATCAACCCCCGCCCTAGATTCTGTCAAGGGAGAGTCGTCCAGATGAATTACAGTTGGAGGGGCTGCCTCACATTCAACTCGCCGCCTCTTAGACAGCCCTTCTTCTTCATCAGCGCGGGGAGATTCACCCATCTAACGAGAAACATGAGTCAGAACCTCAGTCCGTGAAGTGGCCTCCGCAGGAATAACCGCAGCCGCCAACTCGACCGAAGCAGCCCTCGACGAAGGCCGAACAGCAGGCATTACAATAGGGCAAGCAAACAATGCCAACTGACGAAAAGCCAATGGAGGAGCCCTCGCTCTCCGCACTCTCCCTAGCATCGACAAACAACATATAAGAAACTAagtaaaaagagaggaaaagtaGCAAACAGAAACGACATCTCACCTGTAAGGGGCTTGCGTCCAAATTTTTTATAAAAGGCTGACCAGGTACGAACCCCCGGCGTATGGGGAAAGATGGAGCTCACTCACTCGCGGATACCTTCGACAGATGGAGGAGGCAATTTCTTGGCTGCAGAGACATAACTGGGTTTAGTACTGTAATGGAAAATGGCCGGATATATCTCTGACTAAAAGCATAAGAAACTTATGTGCAAAGTTTTATTTCTCAGGGAACCCCGTCAGATCCACCACAATGTGCTCAGTCCGCATATAGAAATAATTCTCATAGAAACGACGATTAGCCATGtcgtccattttcaccaccagactcttcgATCCCCGAGGACGCATGTGAAACATCGTGTCGCGGATAAGCTGAGGGGCAAAAATATGGAGCATGTTATCCAAGGTGATCTCACGACCGGCGAGTTCCGCAAACTTGATCAACATAAGGAACAGCTTGTACAGGTACGTCGAAAGTTGGGCGGGGCATACCTCATAAAAACGGCAGAAGTCTACCACCAGGAGAGGGAGAGCAAGTGTGTATCCAATAAGAAAAGGGTAGGCATAAAACACGCAGTACCCAGGACAATCAAAATGAATTATGTTGTTTCCTATCGCCGGTCGCATGTCGACGTAACCCGGGATCCCCCACCTGGCTTTCAACTCTGCAATGTCTTATTCTCTCATAATAGAAGGGACAGGCTCTGGCTCTGGCCCGGCACGACTGCTGAAGTCGGTCAATTCTCTCCCAGGACGAGGCAAAATCTCAACTACCGATGGGACCTCCTCGTCTTCCACCACTTCAGCGCCTCTAGTGACCTGAGAAACATTTTTCGGTGCCGGAATTGTGACAAGGAGATCGGTGCAAAAGGAATCACCAGCTATTTTGTCAAGATGATGCGGCAAAAAGACAACAGAAAGAAAGGATGAAAATTTTTAGTTAACTGAGGGCAAACAAAAACTCGGAGTATCAGGAAGAAAGTATATCTGTAGAATTTTTTCGAGTAAAAGGCAAAGAAGTTTGTCAATCGAATGAtgagtttcttctatttataagagacataaatcccccaagcacgaaacccaagagtcgctAATCGAATCTGATAGGGCACAAAACGTTTCAGTTCCCCAGGAACGTGTGTATAATGGCGGCAACAACGAAATAATGCTTTGATGCCAAACGACGTTTCGGTTCCAAAACAGCCGCAACGGTCTAAAAAAATTGAAAGAATGCTGCCATCTCACTTGAAACCTAAGTAACATAACTAAGGAACGAGGAGTCAGATTTTTCTCAAATTCGTAGCAATCATGATCCATCTGCCAAGCCTGACAGGAGACGACCccgacagacggagggactaactgtattggtcaaaatctgactgtCATGGCCGAGCTGACCAACGTCCTACCCAAGCGACAAAGTAGTAAAAGACGACATGGCCCACTCTACATCCGGCACTCTCGACACCCGTCGAGTCAAAAGGAGCAATGTCTAAAGGACGGCCAAGGCACACTTGGTGTGAGAGGGTGACGGACCAAGTAAATTGCAAAGGTGCCTTGACTATATATAGTAGGGGAAAAACTTCGATAGAGGGTAGAGGCTCCTCTCCATCTTCTTCCCGAAGTTCCCTTCTTGTAATCTTCAAAGGAGGAATCTCCAGAAAAACCATGTAAAACTACCTCTCTCATTGATTAATGGGAACTAAGATGAAGAATTTCAATAAGATCGATTACATCCATTTCATCTTATAACTATTTATTCTGTTAGCTCATTGATATGGAATttattatgtttgactaagatttaccccttcattttctttgattgagttgttcaaaaaggtttcgatatcttttgagtcaaacagttTCGTAAAAGTGTTTGTATACCGTCAAATGTCaatatataaaaatttaattaaaCTGTGTTATAAGAGAAT contains:
- the LOC138885714 gene encoding uncharacterized protein, producing MEAICRNNVLKEQLCAKDEELEVGKGVAAECDYLQGRLRSMQAEMDQNLIKVEAMSAEWMGKMAELDRKVAGLESIESAWSAASARETALENTIRVLQSKQESERATTMLMEARLEERIGEIDRETSTLGDRVAALEAEKERLLAQIESSSAVAPHRLHEL